In Puntigrus tetrazona isolate hp1 chromosome 23, ASM1883169v1, whole genome shotgun sequence, the DNA window GACCAAAGAGTGCGAGCTAAGATATagctaaatattttacatttaacagattttattttatgcaaaatgacCGCTTTGTTTTATCAATATAGGCCTCTTTTTCACGTCGACGTTTGCCTCCATGGCTTGCAGTTTAATAAAAACcgaatagaaatagaatagaaatttTCGAAATTCATTATGTCCTAGAGTTGCTCTATCTtttcaagaataaaaaaagtctttaaaaagccCCGTCCTCCAGGTGGCGATATTAGCTGGCGCTGACAGACGTGTTGGCAAAGAAGAAGAGGTGTTCTCGCGAGGCTGCGATCTCCGCGATTTAGTGTTTCCAATATGGCTGCCTCCTCGAGCAGCGCGTCCGCTGTTAAACAGAGCGACCATTCTTCACAGTCCGAGGAAACGGAGGAAGAAGCCGAGTTTTGCCCGGGTTTTAAGGATGTCGACGCTTTTGTCAAGGTCGGTGGGTCGTTTCAGTGCGTGAATATCGCTGTCGGCGCTGTAACTGTGTGTAACGCACGTAGCGTCCATGCGTGCGCACGCGTTGTGGTCCGAGTGGACCTGCGAAGCTCGGATGAACGAAGCTTTTCTTTGgtgtttgtttgacagcacgGTCTGGGAGCGGTGGTCTCTGCCACGAAGGCGTCCGCAGCTCTTCCGGCGGCCGGGGATGAGTTTGATCTGTACCGCAGCTTCCCTGCCTTCCAGCAGTTCTGCGCTTCACAGGGAGACCAGCTCCTCCACTGGTAAAACACCCAACCTCAGGACTGCACTCACTCGTGtcgtgtgtgcctgtgtgtccCAGGCTTTCACAGCCTTTTCAAATAATGTAATATGACAAATTTAGGTACTTTTTGTTGGCAAACAAATGGTGTGTACGTTGCACAGTAGATTCAATTTCTGCTATACAGAAAATCATAAGTAATGTGGTTTCTGCAGGCCTTAAACGGTCTTGATTTGCTCTTTCACAGAAGAATGTCATAAATTGAAGAGTTAAACGATGCATCcatatttaaaatggaatattTTTCTCGTGTCTTTTCTTtcaatactaatatataaacatcattAAATTAAGGTATGTTTGTTTACTTAAGATTATGAtggtacatttatatatatatatatatgaccacTTCCAAATGTGGATTTTATTGGGATACATATCCGATGTCTGGACGTCCGACCTTtgtctgaacacacacatcCTGCTGAATTCCTAAGACTGGGTTTTAATGGCCTATCTGCATGCTTTATATGAGCTAGCGTTTTACTGAGGTGGGAACTTTATATGTAAGAGATTTCAATATTCAGGAGCTGGTTTTCAACCCCTGCCCCATcgttttataaaaacaatagctCCTATATAGttaaatctacattttatttctcacagAGATTAtaacattgctgtttttgtaattCAACAAGCTTCACTATTAGTTCGCTTGTGTGTTCTCTTTCCATTCAAAGCTGTAgataaaatggttatttttgtcaaattttgtGCTGCAAGCCATCCATGGGAGCTGTCGTCCATGCTGGGGAATATTAATGACCTCTCAGCGTGAATTGTGTAGCGTAGTCATCTTAGTAGCACGGCCAGGTGCATATAGTAAAGCAATCATTTTGGGTGGGAATCAATTTAAACACCGATATCGGATCCCAGTTGTATCTAAAGTGAATGTAAACGGGTGGCCACAAGATAGGATCTGAGCTTTGACTTGCTGTGTTAACGCTGCCTCAGAAGTGCCACGTATGAAGCCATGATGAATTGTCAGTACACTTTAGTTTATGTTGTAAGCGGAGTCTTATTGTTctaatatctgtgtgtgtttctctcacaGTATGAGCCAGATCATGCAGCATCATGGCTGTAGGTCTCACATGAGAGACAGGAACAGACTGACTGGACTGGAGGACAGGTTTGACCTGGTGGTGGACGCAAACGATGCCATCCTTGAGAAAGTGGTACGAGTCTTACACTGCGACGCCACTCACGTTCACGTTTTATTAAAGCCACCCCACTGAACCACtgaagttttattaaaaataatagttctATGAGGATAGTTAAATTCACGTCATGTACATCTTAAACGAGACCTTCACTGACCCTGCCATTGTGAATGTGATTGGCTTTAATACTGTACTTTACAACTAGATttatagctgtgtgtgtgtgtgtgagagagtgtgttatCATTGAAGTCTTTATTCATGTTGCCACTGACACACAGTGATCGGTTACCATAAGAAACAAACCCTTCATTTCAGCTGTGcagttttatttctgtgttacagtaattcatattattacagaaatactggggtgaaaatgtgtgttttggatATAAGGACTGATATCTATGAACGAGATCAAAATAGAGCAAATCCCCTTTTTAAAGCAACTGGCGCTTCAAGTAATGTTTGTCGATCGCATTGTTTCGCCGCTAGGTGGCGacagattactgtgaaatttatttgtcattaaatcATTCGTTCAAGAGAATTGTTCAAAAATAGATATTCATCCAGTTATGAAGTATTTATGAATGAGTCATTGAAccattaaacaaaattaataattggagtattaaatgtatacataatcatatattatatattaaaatgctaaattgatTCAAATGAATCTACAGCAATAATAtactaaacattatttttagttcTGAATCGTTCAGCAGTTGTGTAAGGTTATAGTAGTTAACAAAAACCATaactatatttacattaataagcatttaaaCAGCAGGCGACATTACAGCCCAGAATGCTTCTAATATACAGAATGCTTATATAGAGTTATCTGTTATGGTTCTTAATGTGAATGGGCTTTTAGTCACATGAAACACATGAAATTGTTTAGTTGTGAGAAAGTCTTGGTCCTCAGTTCTTGTAGTGCTGCAGTCTGTCTTGTGTCCTGTGTGAGACTGATCTGTGTTCAGGGCATTCTCCTGGACGAGGCCTCCGGTGTGAGCTCCACCCAGCAGCCGGTGATGCCTGCAGGATATCAGCCGCCGAAGATCGTCGTGTCCAGCTGGAATCGCAAGGTCCGTCTCTCTGCTCATCCTCCTTTGGAAAACCTTTGTTGGAGAGAGTGATTGTTGGAGACACTTGATCGTGTGTTCTGATGAAATGAGCCGCTTCTGGCACGGCTTCTCTTTACAGGGAGGAGAGAGCAGGGAGAAGACCTTTCACCTCCTACATGCTAAAAACATTCAGCGGCCGCAGCTCAAGTTCAAGGACAAAGTGAATAACAGCAACACTCCGTTTGTCTCCAAAATCTTCATCAAACCCAATGCAGTCAAACCTCTGCCATCATGTGAGTGTGTAAAGAAACCCTCACACAACATCCGtcttcgtatatatatatagagagagagagagagagagagagagagagagagagagagagagagagagagagaataaataaataatattttcacatgtGTTTTCAGATATACATAATAGACCTATTGTACACATATAATCAAACTTTTACtttgatgcaattaatcagTTAATTGTTGCCCagctaaaataacaaatgtatatgtgtgtgtatttatgtgtaatgttttaatgttgttcaaatgaatgtaaatcattttatattaaatagtaattgaattaaatagtaatgtttaaatactaatatggtcatttttcaaaagatttcattaaataaaactgtttaatataatttaaatggtagttcaaataactttttaaataatactatttaaaaaagaagagaaaaaagttGTTTGAAATACTAAATCGTAACCAAATGTATGACTAGATTTCACCAACAAACACATTCGTAAGGAGAGACCGGAGGATTTGGATGTTCCTGCTGCGCTGGCTGATTTCATCCATCAGCAGAGAACGAAAGAGCACGTGGACGACATGTAAGATTTCTGACATTCTGTTGTTTATTTCATATCGGTGTTTAATTTCAGTCTTGTAAACGGATTGCGACGCTGTTTGGCAGGTTCTCTCACCCCTATCAGTATGAACTGAATCACCTGGTGATGCCGGAGAGTCTGAAGTGTAAACCCGACGTCCAGGTCCATGTCCTGATCACTCTGTTTTCTTCTCAGGAGCGGTGCTGATGAGTGTTTTCCATCATCGTTTTATTTCCTCTGTGTTTCAGCTGTATAAACCTCTTGCCGAGTCCACCTGTCAGTTTATCAACACTTTAGATGACCTGGTTGCTTTGAATGAGAAGTTAGCGAAGACGTCGGAGTTCGCTGTGGACCTGGAGGTGTGACTCTTTCAGGTGTTCAGGAGGATGTTTAGTTGGGTGTCCCTGTGGATGTTCAGTTCACACCAGTTCTGTTTACAGCATCACTCCTACAGGAGCTTTCTGGGAATCACGTGTCTGATGCAGATATCAACACGAGAGGAGGATTTCATCATAGACACGCTGGAACTGCGCAGTGAAATGTACATCTTAAACGAGACCTTCACTGACCCTGCCATTGTGAAGGTGATTGGCCTTACAACTAGATTTATAGCTCTTTGTGtgagttagagagagagagagtgtgtgtgtgtgagatcatcGTTGTTGTCTTTGTTGCCACTGACGCACAGTGATCAGTTACCATAAGAAAGAAACCCTTCATTTCAGCTGTgcagttttatttctgttacagTAACTGCATTGTTTCGCCGCTAGGTGGCGACAGGTTACTGTGaaatttatttgtcattaattcattcaagagaattgttcaaaaatacatattcatcCAGTTATGAAGTATTTATGAATGAGTCATTGAACCATTagttttaactaaattaataattggagtattaaatatatatgtaataaaatatatattaaattgctAAATTGATTCAAATTAAACCGAACCAATATTTAGTCACAAGCTTTAGTTCTGAATCGTTCAGCAGTTGTGTAAGGTTATAGTggttaactaaaaccataacTATCTTTACATCACTTGAagtgaattaaacattaattgtaataagttaaaaaaaccTAGTGTAGACATATTTTAAACACCAAAAGCttctaaaaaggaaaacaatattactgaaactttaaaatgaaagaagaaaataaaagctaaactagtattaaaataacacagatttttccatctacagatttttattttatttcctctctaAAAAGTAAGGGTGCACACTATCACTGAACAACACAATCCCTATTTAGCATCAGATCAGTTTGAACAAAGACACAGACCCCTAAACAAGGCCAGATTAAAAAAACTTGAACTAGCACCTCTCTACTACATCAGCTGCTAAAGACAGGCACAAGTGGAATAcaaattgtctttttaaatatttttttaatacaaatattatggCCAATATATCGCATTATCAcaaattattctatttattattgtgCGAAGTTGATCATTGCAACAGTCCTAGTTGgtggtaaaaaaacaacatatttttctagtAATATTGTAATCTAATAACCTTAAATGACTTCCCGTcttgcatatatatatctatctctcCATATATCCAGCTGAAGGTGTAAATATCATCTGAAGTTGTTTGCATGCATCCCGTGTGGCTCCTGCAGGTGTTTCACGGCGCTGACTCGGACATCGAGTGGCTACAAAAAGACTTTGGTCTTTACGTGGTCAACATGTTCGACACCCATCATGCTGCGCGCGGTCTAAACCTCGGCCGAAACTCCCTGGACCATCTCCTGAAAGTCTACTGCAATGAGAACGCTGATAAACGCTACCAGCTGGCAGACTGGAGGATACGGTACGTGCAGCACAGACTGATCCACGAGATAGAGCTCCTCATTGATCTGATCTCATTATGGAAGACATGAACTCGAGGCTCACTTTCTGTTCCCGTCAGACCGCTGCCGACTGAGATGTTGAAGTACGCTCAGGCTGACACTCACTATCTGCTGTACGTGTACGACCGCGTCCGTGCTGACCTCTACGATGCAGGCAACGGCCAGCCCACCCTCGTCCAGCAGGTCTGGGACAGAAGCAGAGACCTCTCGCTCAAGGTATGGACTTGGTTTCACGCCAGTTCAATGAAtgcacagaaaatataaaaccgTGTTTATTTAGTTGCGCTGCTACCGAGTCGTAGTGAAAATCTCTGAACATTTTCGTCGTCTCCTCGTCTTTCTCTTTAGAAATACGTGAAGCCTATTTTTACGGAGGACTTGTACTTAGAGCTGTACCGCAAGCAGAAGAAGAACTTCAACACACAGCAGATGGCGGCCTTCAGACTGCTGTACGGCTGGAGAGATAAACTGGCCCGAGAGGAAGATGAGAGCACGGGGTAATGCTCCAGACCGCCGACGGGTTACTAGAGACTGAGCAGCTGTAGTGATTCATGACTCTGCTGTTTCTCCACAGATATGTCTTGCCAAACCACATGATGATGAAGATCGCTGAAGTACTTCCCAAGTAAGTTTAAAGGGGTGGGATCAAGTCGTTGGAGCGTTAGTAGTCTGCTTAATACATGCTATAATACTTTTGAGACTTTGCTAGTATGttaacttattctactaaccttaaacctactctgagagttagtagacgtGTAGTTGCAAAtcaatgagaattagttgacacaTAGACACTTAGTAGAAGGTCTAAAGTGCACTGTGAAAAAGTAtaaccttttttatatatatatatatatattttttaagacacttgtcaagaatgcattaaataagtggcaatgaacaaaacattttgatacGTTTAATGTAGTAGTATCTTCacaaggatcatgtgacactaaagagtTTAGTAACGATGCTGCCTCGCAggaataaatagttttaatatatattactaaaaaacACTTACTATCAAGGCAGCatacttaattaaaaatgcaatgaataCAGTCGGAAATGATACAAGTTGAAATgagatttttcaaaaaaagtttttgaaattttgaagcGTGTGTGAGGTCTGTGACTGGCTAACATCCACACATCGTCATAGTTCACCTTTTATAATAGTCATTTAGACACGTAGACGTGTGGTGTCTGACCTCTTACCCTTggttattttggtaacacttcagtTAAGAGTTAATTCTCACCATTAACTTGTTACTTCATAGCACGCCTGTTATTAACATACTGTCCGTTTATTAATACGTATGAAGCAGATGTTCTACATCCTTTaatgcctaaacttaacaactactgcACCAACTGTTAATAAGCAACAGTTAGTGTAGTGATGCAGAAGTGAATGGTGTGTTTTGTTGCGCAGGGAGCCTCAGGGCATCATCGCCTGCTGTAACCCCACTCCACCGCTGGTGCGGCAGCAGATCAACGAGCTTCACCGGCTCGTCAAACAGGCTCGAGAGACTCCGCTCCTCAAGGTGTGCTCTCAGACACACGCCACGCAGCTCATAGCTTCTTTCACTTGTAATACGAGTGTGCTCTCTTTTTAGGCTGAGGAGAAGAAGAAATCGATGACCCCTAAAAGAAAGGTGCGTTGACAGATTCTCTAGACCCAAACAGACGGTTTATTGAGTTTATTTCTGATCGGCCATCTTGCTGTCGTCTTCTAGCCACAGACCACTTTATTCGGACCGCATGACACCTCCCGCTCGTCTGAAAGCGATTTCTTAGACCTCTCTTCTTTTGGTAGGTCTAGATGTTATGAAGACCTCTTGATTTGCCCTTTCGTGTTAAACCACCGATTTATGTGTTCTCCATATATTTATGCGTTTAGAAACTCCAACCAAACCGGGAGTTTTGTTTTCAGAGGAGGATGAAAGCGTGAACCAAGAGGAAGAATCCTCGCACGGCCTGATAGCTTCAGCAAAAATCAGCCTCTTTGAGGTAGGACAGTTTAAAAGAGTTTCTCTCATTTAGCATGTTCAGTAGGTATGGTGAAGTCTGTCAGAAGGTTGATTTTTGGTCACTTGTTTGAGGAGGACGCAGCAGCAGCTCCAGCTCATCTGACTGTGGCACAACAGAAAGCTCACAGCATCATGGAGTCGTTCGAGAACCCCTTCAGAATGGTACAGTATCTTACTTTAGTGCTTTCCTTTTGTCaagttgtgtatttattcacTGGCGTTTCAACCCGTTTTCAGTATTTACCATCAAAGGACATTCACATTTCCAAGAATGCCAAGTACGACCCTTCTTCAAAGATTTAtgaggtatgtttttttttttttttgctctttataAATATCATTTACATCCCTTTGAAAAGAACACAATTTGTGCTGACAAGTGATTTGATTGCATATAaattaaaggttttgtttatatgtgtgtacaatgtatatttatagaaacaCAAACTCATGCACAAGAAATGTAACTTGGATATTGTATAAACtgcaaattttatatatacagcatatggGGGggaaaagattttatatattatgcttaatacaaaatgtaaatgcacacaaaacacacagtaaacaatttttttttaaatttccagTTAAAATATATTGCCTAAATGTTATGTTACTgctattatactttattatatttattactattttattctgttcttttttgCTTGTAGCAAATGGTTTTAAACACTCCTTTAGGACATACTTTGTTTAATCTTGATGAGCAATAcaacagaaaacattaaaatgtatacgTTTGCCATATTTTATATTGACTTATATGGTTgtgatttaaaaacagattcacAACCGCTGGAAGTTACAGAGTATTGAGCAGCAGCAGAAGGAGGCGGAGGAGAAACGACAGGCTAAAGAACAGGCCAAGAAAGCTCGAGGTTCAACGAACACAACGGTCCTAGAGAAACTCTGCACAGTCAGATTCTTTGTGCTTAAatgtctgtctttgtctttcaGATGAACGAAAGAAAGCCAAACTGAGCTACCAGGAGTCTGTGCAAAACGTTCCCACTGTCCGGCAGCAAGCAGCGGTGAGGAACCCTTACAAGAAGGGCTTGCTTTGCTTATGTTTACAAAAACTGATTCTGGTGATCTTGTGTTTCTTAGAAAGCAAAGCAAACTggacagaaaagagagagagctgccAGCGATGCTGCTGAAGAGAGTCTTAAACCAAAGATTAAAGTCTCAAAGACTGAAAGTGACACGTCGGTGGCCGAGCAGTCGACAAAACctgctcagaaaaaaaagaaacagaaaaaagttcAAGAGCCTCAACTTCCTGAAGAAGACTTTAAACCTTTTGACTACAGCCggtcaaattttaaaatatttgatggTAAGAAATCTGCCGCATTTGTTCCCGTcgtgttttttttggtgtatCATACACACGTTCATGGCTTGTTTCATTTACACAGGCAAAACGAAGAAGAGTTCACAGTTTGAtccaaacagacagacacatggaCCCAAGCAGAAGGTATCAGCTGCTTTTCTTAATCTACAAGCTTTCATGGTCACACATCTCAGCTGGCCTTGATTGAGCTGTGCCGGGTCTGATATTTTGCCAATTTGTATTCTCAGAAAAAAGgacagaagaaaaacactgtGGGAGGCAGGAGCATGTCTTATGTGCCTACCACATCTGACAggtaacacaaacacacacacacacacacacagctagaCTTAAAGCAGTCATTGCtggataaaaacaacatttatttctgtttccaGAGGGTTTCGCCACAACTGGCCCAAGAGATAAAATCCTAAACTGATGGCTGaccttcctgtttttgttttacttttaaaaagtgtccTTTATAACATTGTTTTGCAAGCTGAATTATTTGTCATGACTGTTTCAGTA includes these proteins:
- the exosc10 gene encoding exosome component 10 isoform X2 — protein: MAASSSSASAVKQSDHSSQSEETEEEAEFCPGFKDVDAFVKHGLGAVVSATKASAALPAAGDEFDLYRSFPAFQQFCASQGDQLLHCMSQIMQHHGCRSHMRDRNRLTGLEDRFDLVVDANDAILEKVGILLDEASGVSSTQQPVMPAGYQPPKIVVSSWNRKGGESREKTFHLLHAKNIQRPQLKFKDKVNNSNTPFVSKIFIKPNAVKPLPSYFTNKHIRKERPEDLDVPAALADFIHQQRTKEHVDDMFSHPYQYELNHLVMPESLKCKPDVQLYKPLAESTCQFINTLDDLVALNEKLAKTSEFAVDLEHHSYRSFLGITCLMQISTREEDFIIDTLELRSEMYILNETFTDPAIVKVFHGADSDIEWLQKDFGLYVVNMFDTHHAARGLNLGRNSLDHLLKVYCNENADKRYQLADWRIRPLPTEMLKYAQADTHYLLYVYDRVRADLYDAGNGQPTLVQQVWDRSRDLSLKKYVKPIFTEDLYLELYRKQKKNFNTQQMAAFRLLYGWRDKLAREEDESTGYVLPNHMMMKIAEVLPKEPQGIIACCNPTPPLVRQQINELHRLVKQARETPLLKAEEKKKSMTPKRKPQTTLFGPHDTSRSSESDFLDLSSFETPTKPGVLFSEEDESVNQEEESSHGLIASAKISLFEDAAAAPAHLTVAQQKAHSIMESFENPFRMYLPSKDIHISKNAKYDPSSKIYEIHNRWKLQSIEQQQKEAEEKRQAKEQAKKARDERKKAKLSYQESVQNVPTVRQQAAKAKQTGQKRERAASDAAEESLKPKIKVSKTESDTSVAEQSTKPAQKKKKQKKVQEPQLPEEDFKPFDYSRSNFKIFDGKTKKSSQFDPNRQTHGPKQKKKGQKKNTVGGRSMSYVPTTSDRGFRHNWPKR
- the exosc10 gene encoding exosome component 10 isoform X1; amino-acid sequence: MAASSSSASAVKQSDHSSQSEETEEEAEFCPGFKDVDAFVKHGLGAVVSATKASAALPAAGDEFDLYRSFPAFQQFCASQGDQLLHCMSQIMQHHGCRSHMRDRNRLTGLEDRFDLVVDANDAILEKVGILLDEASGVSSTQQPVMPAGYQPPKIVVSSWNRKGGESREKTFHLLHAKNIQRPQLKFKDKVNNSNTPFVSKIFIKPNAVKPLPSYFTNKHIRKERPEDLDVPAALADFIHQQRTKEHVDDMFSHPYQYELNHLVMPESLKCKPDVQLYKPLAESTCQFINTLDDLVALNEKLAKTSEFAVDLEHHSYRSFLGITCLMQISTREEDFIIDTLELRSEMYILNETFTDPAIVKVFHGADSDIEWLQKDFGLYVVNMFDTHHAARGLNLGRNSLDHLLKVYCNENADKRYQLADWRIRPLPTEMLKYAQADTHYLLYVYDRVRADLYDAGNGQPTLVQQVWDRSRDLSLKKYVKPIFTEDLYLELYRKQKKNFNTQQMAAFRLLYGWRDKLAREEDESTGYVLPNHMMMKIAEVLPKEPQGIIACCNPTPPLVRQQINELHRLVKQARETPLLKAEEKKKSMTPKRKPQTTLFGPHDTSRSSESDFLDLSSFETPTKPGVLFSEEDESVNQEEESSHGLIASAKISLFEEDAAAAPAHLTVAQQKAHSIMESFENPFRMYLPSKDIHISKNAKYDPSSKIYEIHNRWKLQSIEQQQKEAEEKRQAKEQAKKARDERKKAKLSYQESVQNVPTVRQQAAKAKQTGQKRERAASDAAEESLKPKIKVSKTESDTSVAEQSTKPAQKKKKQKKVQEPQLPEEDFKPFDYSRSNFKIFDGKTKKSSQFDPNRQTHGPKQKKKGQKKNTVGGRSMSYVPTTSDRGFRHNWPKR